The proteins below come from a single Zhouia spongiae genomic window:
- a CDS encoding DUF937 domain-containing protein, with protein MSGIIDLLNSDMGRQIIQGVSNQTGAPENKTADVLGSAIPLLLGAMQRNASSQQGAEGLLSALSSNKHDGSLLDNLSGFFGGGVDNSAISDGAGILGHVLGNKQPAVENALSRKSGLDAGTITQILKIAAPLIMAYLGKQTRTNQVSSSNDIGGLLGNLMGSQPKQEQSLITSLLDADGDGSMIDDVAGMVLGGNKKKGGLGGMLGGLFGNK; from the coding sequence ATGTCAGGCATTATAGACTTATTGAATAGTGATATGGGGCGCCAAATTATTCAGGGCGTAAGTAATCAAACCGGAGCTCCGGAAAATAAAACTGCTGATGTTTTAGGTTCGGCTATCCCTTTGTTATTAGGAGCTATGCAAAGAAACGCGTCTTCTCAGCAAGGAGCTGAAGGACTTTTGTCTGCTTTAAGTTCCAACAAGCATGACGGAAGCCTGTTAGACAACCTCAGTGGCTTTTTTGGAGGTGGCGTTGATAATAGTGCTATAAGTGACGGAGCAGGGATTCTGGGACATGTTTTAGGAAATAAGCAACCTGCTGTAGAAAACGCTTTAAGCCGGAAATCCGGCCTGGATGCCGGAACCATTACCCAGATCTTAAAAATTGCAGCCCCGTTAATCATGGCGTATCTAGGAAAGCAGACAAGAACTAATCAGGTAAGCTCATCAAACGATATCGGGGGCTTGCTAGGAAACCTTATGGGAAGCCAGCCCAAACAAGAACAGAGTTTAATCACCAGTTTGCTCGATGCCGACGGCGACGGCAGTATGATCGATGATGTTGCCGGGATGGTTCTGGGCGGAAACAAGAAAAAAGGTGGATTGGGTGGTATGCTCGGAGGTCTCTTTGGCAATAAATAG
- a CDS encoding DUF6146 family protein, producing the protein MKYLISILLLSLIIWGCSSSKNALNISEDEQMAFSAKKSAQDTVRIANDSLEYEIIIIDPGYYTWLNSIAKPRGYYSQNYLENRNQIYVINWNQRVLEPIRYAPHLYEMQIDYRPDIDYGYEVNYQLYNYFIYFQRKYNQRLGPFFPGIN; encoded by the coding sequence ATGAAATATTTAATATCCATATTACTCCTATCCCTGATTATCTGGGGATGTTCCTCTTCTAAAAATGCATTAAACATCTCTGAAGATGAACAAATGGCATTTAGTGCCAAAAAAAGCGCTCAGGATACTGTCAGAATAGCTAATGACAGCCTGGAATATGAGATCATTATCATAGACCCCGGTTATTATACCTGGCTTAACAGCATAGCTAAACCACGCGGATACTATTCTCAAAACTATTTAGAGAACAGAAACCAGATTTATGTGATCAACTGGAACCAAAGAGTTCTTGAACCCATACGGTATGCTCCTCATCTTTACGAAATGCAAATTGATTACAGACCAGATATAGATTATGGTTATGAAGTAAATTACCAGTTATATAATTATTTTATTTATTTCCAACGAAAGTACAATCAGCGCTTAGGCCCCTTCTTCCCCGGTATCAATTAA
- a CDS encoding DUF6787 family protein, with the protein MEKLKQRWNIKSNFQLFIIFLVFAITGSSAAKLAGPLMDLLHLTTENTNLWLYWFLRIVLIFPIYQVLLVFFGWLFGEFRFFWDFEKKMLKKMGIKL; encoded by the coding sequence ATGGAAAAACTAAAACAACGTTGGAACATTAAATCAAACTTCCAGCTCTTTATTATTTTTTTGGTTTTTGCAATAACTGGTAGCAGTGCCGCTAAACTGGCAGGACCGTTAATGGATTTGCTCCATCTTACGACTGAGAACACCAATCTTTGGTTGTATTGGTTTTTGAGGATCGTACTAATATTTCCAATATATCAGGTATTATTAGTATTTTTTGGATGGCTGTTTGGAGAATTCAGGTTTTTCTGGGATTTTGAGAAAAAAATGCTGAAAAAAATGGGAATCAAACTATAA